The following are encoded in a window of Solibacillus sp. FSL R7-0668 genomic DNA:
- a CDS encoding PadR family transcriptional regulator: protein MNVQFKKGVLELCVLAVLEKKDCYGYELVQIISKQIEISEGSVYPLLRKLAKEEYFITFLQESSEGPPRKYYKLTEKGKTYLHILVNEWQEFSKGVQQLIQEGISND from the coding sequence ATGAATGTACAGTTTAAAAAAGGCGTGCTAGAACTTTGTGTACTCGCTGTATTGGAGAAAAAGGATTGCTATGGCTATGAGCTCGTTCAAATTATTTCGAAACAGATCGAAATCTCCGAAGGCTCCGTTTATCCTTTATTACGAAAACTAGCGAAAGAGGAATATTTCATCACCTTTTTACAAGAATCATCAGAAGGACCACCAAGAAAGTATTACAAACTAACTGAAAAAGGAAAAACATATTTACACATATTGGTGAATGAATGGCAGGAATTTTCTAAAGGCGTTCAACAATTAATTCAGGAGGGAATTTCAAATGACTAG
- a CDS encoding HAAS signaling domain-containing protein yields the protein MTRKQFLEELKKQLKKLPKQDQEEIIRDYEEYFHIALAEGKQEHEVAQSLGTPKQLAKELKATYYIEEMQKSASFINITRAIWAAVGLGFLNIIFILGPFIAIVATFASLWVTASIFVLTPILVLINAAIQLNSFIWFEFFVALTISGVGILLLIGLYYITALLKKWSIQYLKLNVSIVKGEIVNA from the coding sequence ATGACTAGAAAACAATTTTTAGAAGAATTGAAAAAGCAGTTAAAGAAGCTACCTAAGCAAGATCAAGAAGAAATTATTCGAGATTATGAAGAATATTTTCACATCGCTCTAGCCGAGGGAAAACAAGAGCATGAAGTTGCCCAATCACTTGGCACGCCTAAGCAATTAGCAAAAGAATTGAAAGCTACGTATTATATTGAGGAAATGCAAAAATCGGCTTCATTTATCAATATTACGAGGGCGATTTGGGCTGCGGTAGGCTTAGGTTTTTTAAATATTATTTTTATACTCGGACCATTTATAGCGATTGTCGCAACCTTTGCATCACTGTGGGTAACGGCTTCCATCTTTGTCCTCACACCGATTTTAGTCCTTATAAATGCAGCTATTCAACTAAATTCTTTTATATGGTTTGAATTTTTCGTTGCTCTCACAATTTCTGGTGTAGGTATCTTGCTTTTAATCGGTCTATATTACATCACCGCCCTATTAAAAAAGTGGTCGATCCAATATTTAAAATTGAATGTTTCCATTGTGAAAGGAGAAATTGTCAATGCTTAA
- a CDS encoding DUF4097 family beta strand repeat-containing protein, which yields MLKKLVITALLLILIGVGGSIAFYNSSNNTTTINETQSIDYSTIDALQLDTISTDVEIIASKEQQEATIELIGKVKEANAPKLAVEVKGSRLVIDIQETRENKWFNLSPNFAPETLLLKLHVPEKLVHTIEFKGISADVYLENIHSNSLKLATTSGDIDGENLQFQTADIQTVSGDLELEKLLGEASITTESGDIYLTMADLIHPIEITSTSGDVELITSNEPTDVKFQVKSVSGDINLLGKYNESAVVGKGTTLVDIQTTSGDISVEN from the coding sequence ATGCTTAAAAAACTAGTTATCACTGCATTACTTCTCATCCTCATTGGAGTTGGTGGTAGTATCGCATTTTATAATTCATCCAATAACACAACAACGATCAATGAAACGCAATCCATTGACTATTCAACTATTGATGCTCTACAACTCGATACAATTTCAACAGATGTCGAAATCATCGCTAGTAAAGAACAGCAGGAAGCAACAATTGAACTCATTGGCAAAGTGAAAGAAGCGAATGCGCCAAAGTTAGCGGTAGAAGTTAAAGGCTCTCGATTAGTTATCGATATTCAAGAAACTCGTGAAAATAAGTGGTTTAATTTAAGCCCCAACTTTGCTCCGGAAACACTACTTTTAAAACTTCATGTGCCGGAGAAGCTCGTTCATACTATTGAATTTAAGGGAATCTCAGCTGATGTATACTTGGAGAATATCCATTCAAATTCATTAAAATTAGCAACTACGAGCGGTGATATTGATGGTGAGAACCTGCAGTTTCAAACAGCCGACATTCAAACTGTTTCTGGAGATTTAGAATTAGAAAAACTATTGGGTGAAGCCTCGATTACAACAGAAAGTGGCGACATCTATTTGACAATGGCAGATTTAATCCATCCCATTGAAATCACTTCAACTAGTGGTGATGTAGAGCTCATTACATCAAATGAACCGACAGACGTAAAATTCCAAGTGAAATCAGTTTCTGGAGATATCAATTTACTAGGCAAATATAACGAGAGCGCTGTTGTTGGAAAAGGAACGACGCTTGTTGACATTCAGACGACAAGTGGCGATATTTCGGTGGAAAACTAA
- a CDS encoding amidohydrolase, with the protein MQQVLMSNQIFTGTTDTAVPGAILVEGNKISKIASSIEELEPFLKENVSIHDFEDQLVMAGFHDFHLHLFPGALQLQSVDLSETKSAEDVIQVLKRDWDQHKQKEWIIGFGWDNGGWNDAKLPTKELLDAHFPDHPIILNHLECHYCWVNSKALALAGITKDTPNPEFGEIMKDENLEITGILMEKAQSLVQKLAYNFSKEDKLAMLNNFFTYTARHGITSLNDMYAPFSEFLDDFDLLYELEETKQLKARVHLQPKMDGSLEQARLFKEKYNHPKVKMNGLKQFIDGVITGHTAYMLEDYADVSHRGHTTYPLQQLEEWIIEADKEGFSVRLHAIGDGAVKFSLDAFEKARKLNGNQHTRHTIEHIESIQDEDIPRFKELNVIASVQPYHLAALEQKIYVERLGAERFKNTYLCKSFLNAGAMVALGSDFPVVHISPMKEIYHAITRKDNTLVNDWNANEKLSMSETLKAYTYAPAYGCFREENLGTLEEGKLADIIVLNKNLFEIPAQEILQTEVVFTMCDGEVVYELKSTLV; encoded by the coding sequence ATGCAACAAGTATTAATGAGTAATCAAATTTTTACAGGAACAACTGATACAGCAGTGCCTGGTGCTATTTTAGTGGAGGGTAATAAAATAAGCAAAATTGCATCATCTATTGAGGAATTAGAACCTTTTTTAAAGGAAAATGTATCCATTCATGATTTTGAAGACCAATTAGTCATGGCAGGGTTTCATGATTTTCATCTGCATCTATTCCCAGGGGCATTACAACTACAAAGTGTTGATTTGAGTGAAACAAAATCAGCTGAAGATGTGATTCAAGTTTTAAAAAGAGATTGGGATCAACATAAACAAAAAGAGTGGATTATCGGTTTTGGTTGGGACAACGGCGGTTGGAATGATGCAAAATTACCGACAAAGGAATTATTAGATGCACATTTCCCGGATCACCCTATTATTTTAAATCATTTAGAATGTCATTATTGTTGGGTAAATAGTAAAGCCCTTGCATTAGCGGGAATTACAAAGGATACTCCAAATCCTGAATTTGGTGAAATTATGAAAGATGAAAATTTAGAAATTACAGGGATTTTAATGGAGAAGGCGCAAAGTTTAGTACAAAAATTAGCATATAATTTTAGTAAAGAAGATAAATTAGCCATGCTAAATAACTTTTTTACTTATACAGCACGCCATGGTATTACCTCATTAAATGATATGTACGCACCATTTTCAGAATTTTTAGATGATTTTGATTTACTTTACGAATTAGAGGAAACTAAACAATTAAAAGCGAGAGTTCATTTACAACCTAAAATGGATGGCAGTTTAGAACAGGCTAGATTATTTAAAGAAAAATATAATCATCCAAAAGTTAAAATGAATGGTTTGAAGCAATTTATCGACGGTGTGATTACGGGTCATACTGCTTATATGTTAGAAGATTATGCAGATGTTTCTCATCGGGGTCATACAACGTATCCATTACAACAACTAGAAGAGTGGATTATTGAAGCCGATAAAGAAGGATTTAGCGTACGTTTACACGCAATTGGTGACGGAGCGGTGAAATTTTCACTAGATGCTTTTGAAAAAGCTAGAAAATTAAATGGCAACCAGCATACTAGACATACAATTGAACATATAGAATCCATTCAGGATGAAGATATCCCGCGTTTTAAAGAGTTAAATGTAATCGCATCTGTGCAACCATATCATTTAGCAGCTTTAGAACAAAAAATATATGTAGAAAGACTTGGCGCAGAACGTTTTAAAAATACGTATTTGTGTAAATCATTTTTAAATGCTGGAGCGATGGTAGCCTTAGGAAGTGATTTTCCAGTAGTGCATATTTCACCAATGAAAGAAATTTACCATGCTATTACTAGAAAAGATAATACGCTAGTGAATGATTGGAATGCTAATGAAAAACTATCTATGAGCGAAACCTTAAAAGCATACACATATGCACCAGCTTATGGATGCTTCCGTGAAGAAAATCTAGGTACTTTAGAAGAAGGAAAATTAGCGGACATCATTGTACTGAATAAAAATCTTTTTGAAATTCCAGCACAAGAAATTTTACAAACGGAAGTAGTATTTACAATGTGTGACGGAGAAGTTGTTTACGAACTGAAAAGTACACTCGTTTAA
- a CDS encoding APC family permease, which produces MSEVNFVRNLTGKELVVFGLSLMAPITIFTTFGIASEVTDSRVPLAYLFAALALSLTGYCYAQMVKAFPISGSAYSYVHRAVNSKVGFLVGWALLTSYALLPMVNYLVAAIFLHSILPQIPYGFWIILLIVLNTLINIKGTKMASWVNSLLLIYSFLVVVIFSLLSIRYVLASNEVSSLFTLTPILGSGFEMSMIMAGASLLCFSYLGFDSITTLAEEVVEPKKTIPRAIYTIIAIGTFTFVVVSYLGTLVQPNYRNFSNLDSAAVELVTMVGGNLFVSFFLAGTLIGCFASGLASQASASRVLYAMGRDNMLPKVFAKLSPKYKTPVFNLLLIAAISLLSFVLTLTLATSFINFGALIAFLFVNVSVVFHYYVKNNKRSFGATIKYLLIPSLGALFIIYLLFKLDSISIIFGIVWGSLGVCYLIYLVKFKGMSTINLKFSEEG; this is translated from the coding sequence ATGTCAGAAGTAAATTTTGTAAGAAATTTAACAGGGAAAGAGCTGGTCGTTTTTGGTCTATCATTGATGGCCCCCATTACGATCTTTACAACATTTGGGATTGCTTCAGAAGTAACGGATAGTAGAGTACCACTTGCTTACCTCTTTGCTGCACTAGCTTTATCTTTAACAGGTTATTGTTACGCTCAAATGGTAAAAGCTTTCCCTATTTCTGGATCTGCTTATTCCTATGTACATCGCGCTGTAAATTCAAAAGTGGGCTTTTTAGTAGGATGGGCATTATTAACAAGTTATGCGTTATTGCCAATGGTAAACTATTTAGTCGCGGCAATATTTTTACATTCTATTTTGCCTCAAATACCGTATGGATTTTGGATTATTTTATTAATCGTTTTAAATACATTGATCAATATTAAAGGTACAAAAATGGCTTCATGGGTAAACTCATTGCTTTTAATCTATTCGTTTCTAGTTGTTGTTATTTTTTCACTCTTAAGTATTCGTTATGTATTAGCAAGTAATGAGGTTTCAAGCTTATTTACATTAACACCAATATTGGGTTCTGGGTTTGAAATGTCCATGATTATGGCAGGTGCTTCACTTTTATGTTTTTCTTATTTAGGTTTTGATTCCATCACGACGTTAGCAGAAGAAGTAGTTGAACCGAAAAAAACAATTCCAAGAGCGATTTATACTATCATTGCCATTGGAACATTTACTTTCGTCGTTGTTTCTTATTTAGGAACCCTTGTCCAACCTAATTATCGGAATTTTTCGAATTTGGATTCGGCAGCTGTCGAGTTAGTGACGATGGTAGGTGGAAATTTATTCGTTTCCTTCTTTTTAGCAGGCACGTTAATCGGATGTTTTGCATCAGGTCTTGCATCTCAAGCAAGTGCATCACGCGTATTGTATGCTATGGGTCGAGATAATATGCTACCTAAAGTATTTGCTAAGTTGAGTCCAAAGTATAAAACACCGGTCTTCAATTTATTATTAATCGCAGCAATTTCGTTACTTTCATTTGTTTTGACATTAACATTAGCAACTTCATTTATTAATTTCGGAGCGTTAATCGCATTTTTATTTGTAAATGTATCAGTTGTTTTTCACTATTATGTCAAAAATAATAAACGTTCATTTGGAGCAACAATAAAATATTTACTCATTCCAAGTTTAGGGGCTTTGTTTATCATTTATCTATTATTTAAATTAGATAGTATTTCAATCATATTTGGAATTGTATGGGGTTCTCTCGGTGTTTGCTATTTAATTTATTTAGTGAAATTTAAAGGAATGAGCACGATTAATTTGAAATTTTCTGAGGAGGGTTAA
- a CDS encoding TetR family transcriptional regulator: protein MVDKKQKIIEATIEQFASKGVENTKISDIVKAAGIAQGTFYLYFPSKFSVMPEIAKYAVEEIMKEIHSSIDLSDDFDKKIEDLVRAVFRITDNKREIFAMLYAGLAQSEHLKQWESIYSPFYDWMNAFLQQLSEEGKIRKNINCARTSRILIGLIESTAEQLYLYDSPTVDEIEAQYKELVEFTKSALK from the coding sequence ATGGTGGACAAAAAGCAAAAAATTATTGAAGCTACAATTGAGCAATTTGCATCTAAAGGTGTTGAAAATACAAAAATATCGGATATTGTAAAGGCGGCGGGTATAGCCCAAGGTACTTTTTATTTATATTTTCCATCGAAATTTTCTGTTATGCCAGAAATCGCTAAATATGCTGTTGAAGAGATAATGAAAGAAATCCATTCAAGTATTGATTTATCGGATGATTTTGATAAGAAAATTGAAGATTTAGTAAGAGCAGTTTTTCGAATTACAGACAACAAGAGGGAAATTTTTGCAATGCTTTATGCTGGCTTAGCCCAAAGTGAGCATTTAAAGCAATGGGAATCCATATACTCACCATTCTATGATTGGATGAATGCCTTTTTACAACAATTGAGTGAAGAGGGAAAAATCCGAAAGAATATTAATTGTGCGCGTACATCGCGTATTTTAATCGGCCTAATTGAATCTACCGCAGAACAATTATATTTATATGATTCACCCACTGTGGATGAAATTGAAGCGCAATATAAAGAATTAGTTGAATTTACTAAAAGTGCATTGAAATAA
- a CDS encoding DMT family transporter — protein MGWIFVILAAILETIGVIGLKKYSTTKNLMNALILVSGFGGAFYFLYASFDYLQVSVAYAVWIGIGTTAAVLINMIFFGESRSVGRFVAVLVIVIGVSGLKYVS, from the coding sequence ATGGGTTGGATATTTGTAATTCTTGCAGCCATTTTAGAGACGATCGGCGTAATTGGGCTGAAGAAATATAGTACAACAAAAAATTTAATGAATGCTTTAATATTAGTTTCAGGGTTTGGAGGCGCTTTTTATTTTTTATATGCCTCATTTGACTATTTACAAGTGAGTGTTGCTTATGCGGTGTGGATTGGAATTGGAACTACCGCTGCAGTGCTTATTAATATGATATTTTTCGGCGAATCGAGAAGTGTTGGGAGATTTGTTGCAGTTTTGGTCATTGTAATTGGGGTTTCAGGACTAAAATATGTTTCGTAA
- a CDS encoding DMT family transporter: MNKSWLFVILTSLCELLWIFGFNVASTWWHWAIIIPIIAVDFWFLAKACEGLPTGTVYAIFAAAGTVGTALMDVFLFDQTFTTMKVVFIIIIVIGVMMLNIADTLSERKQQKEAA; the protein is encoded by the coding sequence ATGAATAAATCATGGCTATTTGTTATTTTGACAAGTTTGTGTGAGCTGTTGTGGATTTTTGGTTTTAATGTTGCGAGCACGTGGTGGCATTGGGCAATTATTATTCCAATTATCGCGGTTGATTTTTGGTTTTTAGCAAAGGCGTGTGAAGGATTACCAACAGGAACGGTATACGCGATTTTTGCTGCGGCGGGAACAGTTGGAACAGCGTTAATGGATGTATTTCTATTCGATCAAACATTTACTACAATGAAAGTTGTATTTATTATTATCATTGTTATTGGTGTCATGATGTTAAACATTGCAGATACATTATCTGAACGAAAACAACAAAAGGAGGCAGCTTAA